Proteins encoded together in one Caldisericota bacterium window:
- a CDS encoding antitoxin, RHH family protein, with amino-acid sequence MATKKPRVNVVLDKNIYNVIKSLSGSEDMSMSSTIRDLVKEALELREDIVLSKFAEEREKTFDKSKALSHKENWG; translated from the coding sequence ATGGCTACAAAGAAACCAAGAGTTAATGTAGTGCTTGATAAGAACATATATAATGTCATCAAGAGCTTGTCTGGAAGCGAAGATATGTCAATGTCTTCTACTATAAGAGATTTAGTTAAAGAAGCCTTAGAGCTAAGAGAAGATATAGTGCTCTCTAAATTTGCAGAGGAAAGAGAGAAAACTTTTGATAAGTCAAAGGCGCTCTCCCATAAGGAAAATTGGGGCTAA
- a CDS encoding nucleotidyl transferase AbiEii/AbiGii toxin family protein has product MIPVVEIKEKAVHSGVPISTIERDYAQNHLLAALVKINMVLKGGTAIRKLYVENYRFSDDLDFTMCENIEISTLKGKIRKAVTEAREESGINFSNRIKFEESKSGVRVTVFFSVIQRSNNVSISIKLDIAFASREKILLNTVERKLIHPYSDILSASLKSYTLMEILLEKLRALFERTRPRDLYDIYYFRHYLYEEGFKELFNEKCRLKGIVSDIQSVIERKVNFKNAWENSLHNQFKSIPQFEETYAGIIDAIEKIL; this is encoded by the coding sequence GTGATTCCGGTAGTAGAGATAAAAGAGAAGGCAGTGCACTCCGGAGTGCCCATTTCTACAATTGAAAGGGACTATGCTCAGAACCATTTGCTTGCTGCACTTGTAAAAATTAATATGGTTCTGAAAGGTGGCACAGCAATCCGCAAGCTGTACGTAGAAAATTACCGCTTTTCTGACGATCTGGATTTCACAATGTGTGAGAATATTGAAATCTCTACATTGAAGGGAAAGATAAGGAAAGCGGTTACTGAAGCAAGAGAGGAAAGTGGAATCAATTTTTCAAATAGGATAAAATTTGAAGAATCTAAAAGTGGAGTCAGGGTAACGGTGTTCTTCTCAGTTATTCAACGAAGCAACAATGTGTCTATCAGCATCAAACTGGATATCGCGTTTGCCTCACGGGAAAAGATTCTTTTGAATACTGTGGAACGGAAACTTATACATCCTTATTCTGATATACTTTCTGCATCCCTTAAGTCATATACGCTAATGGAAATTCTTTTAGAGAAACTCCGGGCCCTCTTTGAACGCACACGCCCGAGGGATTTATATGACATTTATTACTTCAGGCACTACCTCTATGAGGAAGGCTTTAAAGAGTTATTCAATGAAAAATGTCGTCTTAAAGGTATAGTTTCCGACATCCAATCTGTAATAGAGCGCAAGGTAAACTTCAAAAATGCCTGGGAAAACTCCCTGCACAATCAGTTCAAGAGCATCCCGCAATTCGAAGAAACTTATGCTGGAATAATTGACGCGATAGAAAAGATTCTTTAA
- the hpt gene encoding hypoxanthine phosphoribosyltransferase codes for MKKENLEVLITQKDLKKRIKELADEISTAYKGRKPVFVSILKGGGFFLADLVREMKLDLTLDYIAASSYGEGTESSGNVRILKDLSAPIDDKDVIIVEDIIDTGYTLKAIRDMLKARKASSVKVCVLLDKPDRRKVDVSVDYLGFTIPDLFVVGYGIDYAERYRNLPYIAVLKES; via the coding sequence ATGAAAAAAGAGAACCTTGAAGTATTGATCACTCAGAAGGATTTGAAAAAGCGCATCAAAGAGCTTGCTGATGAGATTAGCACAGCTTACAAAGGGAGAAAGCCCGTGTTTGTTTCTATACTTAAAGGTGGTGGTTTTTTCCTTGCTGACCTTGTCAGGGAGATGAAGCTGGACCTTACGCTTGATTATATTGCAGCTTCAAGTTATGGTGAGGGAACAGAATCATCTGGCAATGTTCGCATACTTAAGGATCTTTCCGCACCGATTGATGACAAAGACGTAATAATTGTTGAAGATATTATCGATACGGGCTACACGTTAAAAGCGATACGCGACATGCTTAAGGCAAGAAAGGCAAGCAGTGTGAAGGTTTGCGTGTTGCTGGATAAACCCGACAGAAGAAAAGTAGATGTGTCAGTTGACTATCTTGGTTTTACAATTCCCGATCTTTTTGTTGTAGGTTACGGCATTGACTATGCCGAGCGATACAGAAACTTGCCGTACATTGCCGTACTAAAAGAAAGTTAG
- a CDS encoding type II toxin-antitoxin system RelE/ParE family toxin, with protein sequence MRFTIIYHQDVKKIDLPKLNKNIKLRVKKAIEERLTTEPTKYGKPLRKSLKGYWKLRVGDYRIVYKIKNKEVFVFGIIHRREVYRDTYNRI encoded by the coding sequence GTGAGATTTACTATTATATATCATCAAGACGTGAAGAAGATAGATCTACCAAAACTAAATAAAAATATAAAGCTGAGGGTTAAAAAGGCAATAGAAGAAAGGCTAACAACAGAACCCACAAAATACGGTAAACCCTTAAGGAAATCTCTGAAGGGATATTGGAAGTTACGTGTAGGAGATTACAGAATTGTTTATAAGATAAAAAATAAAGAGGTATTTGTTTTCGGAATCATTCACAGAAGAGAAGTCTATAGAGATACATACAATAGGATTTGA